From the genome of Nasonia vitripennis strain AsymCx chromosome 1, Nvit_psr_1.1, whole genome shotgun sequence, one region includes:
- the LOC107982150 gene encoding uncharacterized protein LOC107982150, producing MFPKYFFALCALVFFAAVADARIVPQADINSLDLENVQLEASDSKVQEEVFDESIEARNPLLQVAINIIKAAFKWAATHCIKEAAENCKQYWNHPGQLVSCAGNFFKANKGRCALG from the exons ATGTTCCCAAAATACTTTTTCGCGCTTTGCGCTCTTGTGTTTTTCGCTGCCGTGGCAGACGCAAGAATAGTACCGCAGGCTGATATAAATTCTCTGGATTTGGAAAATGTTCAACTAGAAGCTTCGGATTCCAAAGTCCAAGAGGAAGTCTTTGATGAGTCCATCGAAGCTCGCAATCCG CTTTTGCAAGTAGCCATCAATATCATTAAGGCAGCCTTCAAATGGGCGGCTACCCATTGCATCAAGGAAGCAGCCGAAAACTGCAAACAATACTGGAACCACCCTGGTCAGCTCGTGTCCTGCGCT GGAAACTTCTTCAAGGCTAACAAGGGACGCTGTGCTCTCGGATAA